The Leptospira bouyouniensis genome contains a region encoding:
- a CDS encoding LA_2219 family laminin/E-cadherin/plasminogen-binding protein, which translates to MKFLFHSVLIVFFLSFVSCQTTKDSTPTPTEETKTETNSTKDFLPPPGGEGEIILNEKGEEVQNHTGEIPFFQKKSDLPQELFRVYIASDSYMVRQIRHTDKIRRKPDPGGDELSKEEMKKFDLLSFVDDGIISIGLNTVTGKLESIAFDRRVPRINDIAKIIQNDASRFNYEHSSKDGSPIITKFLVTYQIRLYPGKTRDEVKQMLQKKK; encoded by the coding sequence ATGAAATTTTTGTTTCACTCTGTCTTAATTGTTTTCTTCCTTTCCTTCGTTTCTTGCCAAACTACGAAAGATTCAACACCGACTCCTACGGAGGAAACAAAAACAGAAACGAATTCAACAAAAGACTTTCTACCACCTCCTGGAGGTGAAGGGGAAATCATCCTCAATGAAAAAGGGGAAGAGGTACAAAACCATACAGGTGAAATTCCTTTTTTCCAAAAGAAAAGTGATCTCCCCCAAGAGTTGTTTCGAGTTTATATCGCTTCAGATTCGTATATGGTGAGACAAATCCGCCACACTGACAAAATACGCAGGAAACCCGACCCAGGTGGGGATGAACTTTCCAAAGAGGAAATGAAAAAGTTTGACCTTTTAAGTTTTGTAGATGATGGGATCATTTCCATTGGGTTAAACACTGTCACTGGAAAATTGGAATCCATTGCCTTTGATAGAAGGGTACCCCGAATCAATGACATTGCTAAAATCATCCAAAATGATGCCTCAAGGTTTAACTATGAACATTCTTCAAAAGATGGAAGTCCAATCATCACAAAGTTTCTTGTGACGTACCAAATCCGTTTGTATCCAGGAAAAACAAGAGACGAAGTCAAACAGATGTTACAGAAAAAGAAATAA